Part of the Canis aureus isolate CA01 chromosome 3, VMU_Caureus_v.1.0, whole genome shotgun sequence genome, TCTAAACTTCGGTTTTAGATCCGTTTGGGTGTTCTCCGAAGGAGAGCCACGCTGATTTGGCACCCACCCGCTCCCTCTCCCACACTCTCCTGCACCCAAGCATCTTGAATCCCTGTTGCGCCAGCTGCCGCGCCATGCGTCTGAGGCATTTTAGTGTTCTTGGACCACGGCACGTATTTTATAAACACACTGTCAGTTTACACTGCCTGGGAACTTAGGGGCTTTCCTGTCTCCAGGAAACAGCTGTGAGGAGCTTGACCAACCTTTGCTTTGTGGAGAGTGAGACGTCAACTCTGATGATGCACGTGGGGCAGGTGCGCTGGCTGTGTTCCTGCTGCTACGCCTAAGGATGCGCCCAGAAACGCTAAGGAGGGAGGCTCATTATGctctccttcccccacttccAGTTTAATTGTTCATAAATTACTTTGCATACTGCAAAACCCCACGTCGGCTCATCTTCGTGCTGTCTGCTGGTAGCACCTTCCACTATCTGACGACCATGGGCTTCTGTGGTCACAGGATCATGGAATCATAAAGCCGGAAGGGACTTTGAGAGTGTCCTTCACCCAACAGATTAGATGAGCACTTACCACATGCAAAGCACTGTGCTGGATTCCATGAGTGAAGGAAGGTGAGCAAGACCAAGTCTCTGTCTTCCTAGACTTTCTGCTCTGCCatcacctccaggaagccttctgcaACCTCCCAAGGCAACGTCAGGTTGTATTTCTTTGTGGTCCCATATCCCTCTGCTGACTACTATCATGGCACCTGCCACACTGCAGTTAAATTTCTTCCCCCCTAGAATGTGAGCTTCCAGAGGGCAGGACCAGCCATGCTGGGTGGCACTCAGATTCTGCAGTTTGCATTACAAGGAGAAATAACAGAAGAGAAATGCTTTATGTATTAGCCACCAATGATGGTAGTTATTTGGCTAACCACCAAAACAAGATGGGGTTGTTGGCTGCCTGAAGAAGAAAGAACTGGAGAAGACAGAGGGATACCAGCAATCTTGAGAGCCCAAGAAAAAAAGTGGTCAGAATGTGATCATCTAAACTTCTGTTCCCTTGGCCCTTCTGCAAACCAAGAAAAAATGGTCAGAATGTGACCATCTAATCTACTGCTCCCTTGGCCCTGCAGCAAACCTTCTGTTATTGCTGGAGGAggttgtattagtttgctagggctgctataacaaagtaccacaggctGGACGGtttaaacagaagtttattttcccACAATACTAGAGGCTAGGAATCTAAGATCAGGATGTTGGTAAGGCTGGCTTCTTCTCAGAgcttccttggcttgcagatgaccaCCTTCTCCTCTTTGTCCTCACGTGGTCTTTTCTCCATGCCTGTCtctgtcctaatctcctcttcttattaGGACACCAGTCATAATGGATTAGGGCTCACCTATacgacctcattttaccttaattacctttttttttaaattttatttatttgtgatagtcacagagagagagagagaggcagagacataggcagagggagaagcaggctccatgcaccaggagcccgatgtgggattcgatcctgggtcttcaggatcgcgccctgggccaaaggcaggcgtcaaactgctgcgccacccagggatccccttaattacctttttaaagataatttccaAATACAGgcatattctgaggtactggagaTTAGGGCTTTACCATATGAATTTGTTGGGtggtggcggggggcgggagggaggacaATTTAGCCCATAACAGACATCAACACCAGTGCTCACAGATGTGCCAGAGAGTTCCTGACAAAAGCCACAGCCAATTAGTACAGGGGCCAAGAAATAGGCTTGTGACTACTTCCCTCCTTGGAGGACTTACAACCCTGGACATTCAAGGCTTTGTCTGTCACTGAAGACCAAGCATAAAGCTCTTTTATATGTGCCCCCTCATCCCTTCCCCTTCCATGGGTGCAACCCAAGGTTTTTGTATTTGAGCCAAGGGCAAGAGTGGTGTCAACGTGGAGGAAATAAAGAGACAGATTCCCCTTGGGACTAGGATGGAAAATGACATCGACAGAGACAATTTGTAAGGAAACTTACTGGCTCACTTCCTGAGCTCATAAGCAGACCTAGAAAAAAGGTCCAAATGCCCTGGCTAGATGGAGGAGAGCCAAGCCACCAACAAACACCAGCAGTGGATTGCTGACCACCAGCCAGAGCCATGTGCTGCTAGACAGGAACCAAGATGGAGGAGAAAGTAAGTTCTGGCAAGAGGATGACCTTCCCTTCAACATGGCCCTTGCCGTTGGCTTGTGCAAGGTCCCAAGTCCTCAGCCACCTTGGTTCCCAGGGATGTTCTTTACTATCGGGTGCCAATTGGCCAAATGTCACATTGGAAGAGAGTACAGGATACAAGCCTCCAGATGAACCAACTCATTGTAACCAGACTTGGCTTAGCTGGGCTGCACAATGCCAAGATAGcggtgggaggaggggggtgtTGCTGATTCATCACAGGCAGGTGAGAGAGTGGCTGGGGGTGGAGCAGGCCCACTACACACAGCTAGAGTGGCCTCGAGGTTCTCAGAGCTCAGCTAGCAAGCTACAGTCCAGCTCTCTAGACAAAGGAAAGTACACAGGCAGGCTTCACAGCCCCCCAGAGCCAGGTCTCCAGAGTTCTGGAGGACTGGCAAAAACCAGATGTGGACTTTTTTCAGGAGGAATTAAAGCTTCTTCCAAAACCATCCCATTGGCCCAGATGACCTGCTCCTCAATCTCATCCTGAAATTGCATCTAGGGCAGGATATGCCAAGCTAAGAAGCTCTAGCTCTGGAGCTCTATCAGGAGAGAACAGCCAACAACCTTCTCATTTTTTCATGCAAAGACCAGAAGCTCAGAATCAGGAGAAAGATGGCAGTGGGCATGGTAGGAAGTGAACCCTAACTTAGCAGAGACTTTAGGGGAGATAAAACAGGAGGGGATGAGACTAGTGATCATCTCACAAGAACTAAGCCTCAGAACTCACAGGCTTGCACTTAGAACTACTTAGCCCACCTGCGATAGATAAGAACACAAAACAGCATCTACACAGTCTGAGACAGGAGTCTGTCTGCCAGGAAATGGGAGAGATTCCACTGGGGACCCTGTGaccccatttattcattcattcggcTCTTACTTGTTGAGTATCCAACTTCTGCCAGCCACTGTGATGGGTGGCAAACAAGATAAACTCACAGACAGTATCCTCACGAAGCTTACATTCtataagagggaaaagaaaataatcaattacagaattcaaatatttataattgtggCAACTGCTACCAAGAGTTTTGAGCATGAAGAGAGAACCCAGGCTGGGCAGTCTGGGAAGGCCTACTTGGAAGTGACACCCGGCTGGGCTCTAAAGGATGCTTGAGAATTGCCTAGATAAAAGGATGGGATGGGGTTATGGGGGAATAtgccatgggggaaaaaaaaaaaagagagaaacatgtAAAGGCCTTGAGGTTAGAAAGAGCACTCAGGCCTCCCCTCTCACCTAACAATTTGTGTTGGGTCCCTCAAAATCTGAAAACTCTAATCTGGACAATTCAAGAAGTTACTCTGCATCTAGTGAGTAGAGCTAGCCAGCTTATTTGCAAAGATAAGGCTTAGGTTTGCACTCGTGGGCGCGGAAAGGCAGGATGTCCCTATGGGCTCCCACATTAAATGGGTCCAGACCACTTGGTGTGCAGGAGAGACAAACTGAGGCTGGCTTCTCCAGCAGTGCCATACACTGAGGTCTACAAAAGGTGGAAGATGTGGCAGATTATGGTCACTTTTCTATTATGGTACCATTGAGGCCAAGTTCACAGGACTTACAGAgcacagaagctgctggaggtCAGCCTCTCTCCATCTCAGAAACTCATAAACAGGAAGATGGCCCCTTCTCCATTCACCCAAAGGGCATCTCTAATACTTCCATCTAATAGGATTCCCCCTAAACTACCCCATGCTCGTCTTGTCTTTGACCCCAAGGAGGAGGGATATAGGGAAGATCCTTCCAAGCCCAGAGACCTTCAGAAAAAAGTCCAGCAAATCCCTCCCCTACCTCTGAGTCAACTATCCTCCATGCAGCCCAATCTCCATCAATCTCCATCTTAATGTCCAAGGCTCAAAGACGTGTCTCAGAAGCCACCAATAAAGGAAGAGCATCTCTGGATGAATCCCGCCTCACTGCCTCACTTCTGCCAGGCTTCCTCCCCACTTGCCCATGAGAAATGGTTCCCGGGGGGAGGCCCCTCACACTTTCCAGGCCTCCTCTTGCTCAAAAGCCTGGACTCAAGCCACACAGTCTCATCTCACATGCATACAGGCCTGATGACAAACCCAACATTCCATCCTCGGGCTTCCCAGGACCTGATCTAGTGTGGAACAAAGATGGAGAAATGACAGCAGCCTCCTCCAAGAGGGAAAAGGCAAGTCCCATCTGAGCTTCAGACCTCCTGCAGGAGGGGGGGATATCCCAGCCGCTCACCTTACCACCTGGAGAGTCCCAAGTACACGCATATGTCCCCCTAAATGCTCATGGCCACCTTGGGAATGGGCAGCTGGCACTGGAAAGAAGGATGCCTACCTTATCTTCATTTCTTCCCAGTCCGAAGTGGAGTCAAGGGCTTGTTACCACTTGGAAGCATTCTCATTTAGAAACTTCCTGCCTTTGGGTGCAGCAGATCAGCAGGGTCAGGCTCACTTAGTGAGCACAGACATAGGCAACCACACAGAGCACagtcaggagcccctgggtgggtACCCCCTGCAGCCAGTGCCCACAGCGGCCCTGTGCAAGGGAGCCAGGGCAACTCTAGGGGGCAGATGCCACTGCAGCTTCAGTCTTAGTGAAGCCACacccctctgtctcttcctcactACCTAAGAAGCTCTAAGTTGGGATATTTGTGCCTTTTCTTTGTGTATTATCCCAAGTCCCCTTCCAACCCTGGGGCACAAGACACAGCGGATTTCCACTTGTTTCGCAGCTAAGGTTCCTGCAGCCCACAACTCTTGATCTAGCCACTCTTCAGCGCATGTCTAAGGGGAGAGCTCCCTTGGCCACTCCCAGAGCCCCTCCTGGGACCCCTAGACAGACCCTCACCCCAGTGGCAGCAGGAGGAGGCATCACAGTGACAGGGCTCCCCCTAGTGACAGCTCGCCAAATGGTAACCCATGCAGGAAGGCTGGTGGGAGTCTCTCCCCTGCTCACCGTTCTGTGAAATGAGGTCCCAGGAATATCTTCCAGCTCCTCCTCAACCAACCACTCCCAAATTAGGGCAGCTTTATCTGGGAGATCTGGAGAAGCAGAGCCCTTTGTATTACTGCCAAGGCTCCGCAGACAACACAAGACTTCAAACAAAACTCGAAATGACACCCAGGACAGGCCCTGAACCCAGTATGGGGCCAGACTGATGGGACGTGTTCCAGGGTCCTCACTGTGCCAAGCTCAAAGAGTCAGGTGCACAAGGTGGCTCCATTAAGTACCCACATTGACTGCCACCCAGAGAGCTGGTCAAAGCCTTCCCAAAGGAATTCTTAGACACTGCTCACCAGTGATAGTATAACACACTGAGTTCTCAGAGTGCCATGGCAttcattatgtcatttaatcctccGCAATGCCACTGCAACTCCCCGCCCCATAAAGCAGAGGCTGCCATCCAATGAGAACCCTGAGGCCTAGAGACATGAGATGACTAGCCAGGATAAAAGTTCAGCTCTTCCCCTATGATGTCATTCTCCGGAGGGGCTGTGAGCTGACAACCCTACAGAGGAGGGACACCACCGGGAACCAGCAAGCCTCTGAGGCAggagcccctctccctccctggcaCAAAGGTCACCATAGCAACCCTCCCCAGATCCTCACAACCTAGAGCCATCAGCACTAGTGAGGCAAAGGCTTactggagaagcagagcaggcAAAAAGAATTAGCACAGGCTCATGGACTTGATGGGTCTCTGCTGCCTGACCACCCCTCGGAAGTACATCTTTGATAGAATACAGGAGCATAGTCAGCCGAGGGAACACTGGAGGTCCTCATGGGTGCAACTTCAGAGCATCTCCCACCCACAGCCCCAGTTTCCATGATCCAATGCTTCACAACTTGGCATGGGATTCAGCTTCATGTAATTTTTGCtataaaacaacaaatgttaatttGTTCACATTTATTAGAGTTAATCAACCCCCAGTGGTGGTAGCATAAATGAATGTTAATTGGCCTCAAAGTCATTCACCGTCATTAAAGCTGTAAGACTGTGTAGTTACTAATCAAACGGGCTTGCAGATAAGTAATGCCTATTCATTTAATTCAATACAGTTTACTTAGAACATCCAGAGGAAGACATCATACTAAGTgattgaaagatgaataaaaaggATCCTGGCCCTCAGGTAACTCAAATCTTAGTAAAGAAATACCTGAGAAGTCCTCAAATAAAAGCAAACTATGCCAAGTGCCTCAGGAGAGTAAGAACCACCACGGCATTTCAGAGAGGGGTTGAGCATGTCTCTCTGGGGAATCATAGAGGGCTTCATGGAGCTTGGAATGTGGGTAGGAGTAGAACAGAGATTGTGCGGCACTCACTCCAGGGAGTGTATGTACACTGGTAAATGTGGGGAAAATGAAGCGTACTCTTTGGAAGCAGTGAGGACTTCTAATAGGCAGCAGCCTTTGTGCATAGGGAAGAAGTTTACAAGCATTGCTGAGGCCTTGCTGCATGCCAGGGCCTATTTGCTGTATGTAGGCTCTGTGCAGAGCACAGGGATACACCAGCAGACAAAACACAAAATGTCCCAGATCTCACACCTTCAGTCCCTCCAAAGATAAGACTGCAAATAAGACTAGAGAAACCCCAGTGTTGCCCTTCTAAATAGTTTGAAGATTTTCAGGTTGGCATTGGAATAGGATAGCTTGTAATACTACAAGTTTATGATGAGAGCCTTTTGGAAGATAAATCTAGAGCCAGAGTATAaagcaaatttaagaagaatgaggaaaaaacTTGAAAGTCCAGCTAGGTAGCTGTTGCACTAACCTAGATAAGAAGTAATGATCAAAACCAGGGCAACAGGTAGGAAGGCATGAGTGGAAAGTATACTACACAGGTAGACCATACTCAGTTTGGGAACTGACTGGATATAGAAAGTAGGGCAAGAAAAGCACCAAACTGACCTGGGCTATGTAGCCCAGGTGACTTGGAGAATGGTGGTATCATCGTCCAAAGCCAGGGAGTCAACAGGAGAATGTTGGTATGGGAAAGAAACGATGAGTGGATAGGAGTTATGCCTCCAGTTCCGCCCACCAATGAGGCAAGGGGTGTCCCATGAAAAGAGAAGTGAGAGTAGCCAAGAACCCATGAAGGACAGGCCAATGGGAAGGACAGGtcaatgaaaaatagaaagaagaagaaagaagaaatgaaagaaagaagaaagaaagaaagaaagaaagaaagaaagaaagaaagaaagaaagaaagaaagaagaaaggaaggaaggaaggaaggaaggaaggaaggaaggaaggaaggaaggaagaaagagcgGGTTTGCTCATGAGCAGTCATGTCTCCTCAAGATCTTAGCACCTCCTCTTCTCCCTTGAGGTCACCAAAGCTCCTTGGAAAAACACCTTCTCTTCTAAAAGCCATAGTCTCCTCTAGGAGACCACACTGTAGAGGATATATTAGAAATATGTGTGACATATGTGGTGGAGATGTCAAAGGGGATTTGAATCCTAGTGGTGATGGGTGTAAAAAGGGTCTCCATCTTCAATGTCCCTTGTGGCTCTAATACTTTATCATGGTTTCTCCTCTGACAGTGattctccctccctgctcagagaCCCCAGATCCTGCTGTAGAGATCCTGATTTGCTGGCTTTCCCATAACTCCAACAGCCCACACTGGCCTAAATTCCATATGATAACCACCAGTGGCATCAGAAGAACCAAATCAGCCAGCACCCAGCGCTTCTTACCTACCTCCCCTGTATCACACTCTATCAGAGGTGGACAGGCCCAGGCAGGTCTGGCACAGCGGCTCCCAGGTTGGGGTGAGAAAGTTGACATCTTCTCAGAGTTTACTCAAAGTGCTTGTGCCCTAGCAGAGCATGTCCTCTGGGACCTCACAAGGActctgagtggcacagtcaggaCATTTCCTGGGCTTGCAGCAGCCAAATGCAAACATCTTCCATTTGCAATCCTACCACCAAAGTCTCAAAAGCAGATTGAAAATCAATTCCCCACAAAGGCGTTGATTCTTGACAACCAAGAATTCCCTCAGTTGGCAGAGTTTCTCCATCAGTGCCTGAGGAAAGTCACTGCTGCTTTCACTTTTCCATAGGAACATCTCTTCTCTCTCATGATGCCATTAACAAACCCCAGCAAGTCGAGCAATGACATTGCAAAATAATTACCAAATGGTCAGTTTCTACCCGTCTCTAGCCCTGGAGTTTAGAAGAAAAGTGAGATCCAGTCAGAAAAAGATGATCCTCTTTCTGGAGAAGGCCAGCCACAGCATGGATCTCTCTGAGCTGTGAAATTGAGCAGGATCCTCcaaaagaggctgagagagagatgGTCCACAGCGGTCAAGGAGGATCATCACCACTCACCTTGGCATCACCAATACCCTAGATGTCGGACCTCTGCTCTCGCTCACAAAGGGCTGCTCTTATCTCACCCAGGCAATATATCACTAATTCCACAAAAAGGacagaagaataaaaaggattttttctctaataaatattcttttgcaGCTAATCCACCCTTTGTAACTGTCAAGCTTCATGGGGCTGGCAGCAAGCCCATCAGATAACAAATGCAGCTGTGCCCTTAGAAATGTGAGAAGAGGAgattaataaagatgaaaaacatgTTTGGGAGCTGTGTCTGAAGGGAGTCCTCACAGGGAGACCCTGACAGCTCAGGGACCCCAAAACCAGCACCACCCAGAAGCTATGGCTACCCCATGAGGATAGGGGTTAGATGAGTGAGCCTTGAGAACAGGGAGTTGAGCCTGCTTTCCTGACCCTTCCTGAGTCAACTCAATAGAAAATGGGAACAGAGTGATAGAGGTGTCACATCATGAGGCACGTGCTCTTGGTGTCGCCCACCCCGAGCATTAGGCTGAGGACACATGAGCTCTGCAAGGAGGCAGCCATGTCTACAGCATGACCCCTCATGCTCTGTGACAGTTCCATGGCAAGCAGCCCCATGTGAAGGTGACACTGTAGGAGGTGGGGTTTGACAGGACCTGTAGCCCAACAAGTACATAGGTAAGATGGGGATATCAGGACTGAAGACATCTGGGTTAGGCTGTCCTGAAAACCCTGGGTTTAGGTGAATGACATTGTGTAGAATGGAAACACCAGGGTTCCAGCCATCAGCAAGGACTATTGCACAGatagaagaggagggaggtgAAAGACACCTCCCTACCCATCTCCAGTTTCCCTGCAATGTCACCTCCGATGATATTCTAAAGAGAGATCTCCCCCCACGCAGCCCTCAGGATTTCTTCAAACCCTGCCACATGGTTCTTGCTGCTTTCCCTTGCATCCCTGCCTTGTGAGCCTGCACAGCCTCCGCTGATCTACAGAACTTTCCAGAGTCTCCAATCAGAGGAAGAGGAGCTGGGGACTATAAACTTGGGCCTGGGGATGGCAGACCAGAGAGGAGGCCTGGAGAGAACAGTCAGGCAAAATTAAACTTTGGCTCGGGGGCCCAGAGCCCTAGGACACAAAGTCTAATGTCATATCCTTTCTTCTGACTTCCTTCAGTGATCTGGCCATTCCGGCCTATGCAGCTACTCCCAGCCTCCGGCCATCAGCTGTCTGGAGAGATTTGGGAGAAGTGGGACTACAAGCATCCACTCTGCTCCCGGAGGAGCCAGAGTGACAACACCAGCCTGAGAGACAGAAACAGCTCCAGGGCAGCCAGGATCTGATAACCAGGAAGACAGTGCGAGAGCCTAATGAGAAGGAGGTCCAGTGACAGACCACTACGTAAGCAAAATTAGACTCACTGTATCAGCCCACTCACTATGTTCCAAGCACTGTTCTCACCTTTTCCCATTATAAATTTGTCCTGTCTTCACAGCAACCTACTTATTTTTATTGAGCTACAagtcacataacataaaattcactttaACCCTGTTGAGATGTACAATTATGTGACTTCCAGGACATTTACAATGTTGTGAAATCACAACCCTACTtaatccagaacatttttatcacccagaaagaaactctgtacccttTAAGCCATTACTCACAAGAACATACTTTTGAGGTAGCCACCCTCCGTTGATGATGTCTAAAAGCATACTTTTTGGGAGGGAGACAGGCTTACAGTCCAGCCAGTGTTGCAGAGCAGGTACCAGAAGGCACACTGGTTGCTAAGAGGCACGTTACTGAAAGTTTTTACGGGAGGAAATAGAGTacagaggttgagtaacttgctcaGCAACTAGTGAAGTCCAGCTCTCTGACTCCAAAATGAGGCGGACACCTCTGTCTGGAAAATAAAGCCTGAGAAGAAAGATACTTCATAGCTTTTCAATGATAAATAGTACAGATAAGGTTCCCTTGAATTCGCTGACCAACTATGAAGAGATTAAGAAAAAGGGACATTTATGGGGCTTTGAACCAGGAGGTTTAATGGAAGCACTCAAGATGGCCGTAAGCCTACGAAGTGCGTTGGCGGTGAGAGACACAAGCCCCCCTACTTAGACCAAGGATCTCAGGAGCAAATAATAAGCATTTGCTGAACCAAATGCC contains:
- the LOC144311230 gene encoding uncharacterized protein LOC144311230 isoform X3; this encodes MPWHSENSVCYTITDLPDKAALIWEWLVEEELEDIPGTSFHRTNVSFVRILSVSLSCLPPITVAGRSWILNNYTLRVSEGEKLPVLCPESWPS
- the LOC144311230 gene encoding uncharacterized protein LOC144311230 isoform X2; amino-acid sequence: MPWHSENSVCYTITDLPDKAALIWEWLVEEELEDIPGTSFHRTNVSFVRILSVSLSCLPPITVAGRSWILNNSNFFKVPNMGDLSSLPREEKQIPRKEHFSSSNSHHIQDVSLALPMYFFNRAGKEAIL
- the LOC144311230 gene encoding uncharacterized protein LOC144311230 isoform X1, with product MPWHSENSVCYTITDLPDKAALIWEWLVEEELEDIPGTSFHRTNVSFVRILSVSLSCLPPITVAGRSWILNNSNFFKVPNMGDLSSLPREEKQIPRKEHFSSSNSHHIQDVSLALPMYFFNRAGKEGDWTVTAEKLM